The nucleotide sequence GCTTATATGTTGTATGGCTGGTTTAGTAATGTTATTACAGAAAGCCGAGCTGGGTTGTATAGCCCTCAAATGGATCGAACTTTTCGTTGGGGGATGTGTTGGTTTATTTTTTCAGAAGTCATGTTTTTTGCTGCTTTTTTTGGCACATTGTTTTATGTTCGTACACTTTCTGTTCCTTGGCTGGGAGGAGAGGGCCATACAGAGATGACTCATAAGCTGCTGTGGCCAGAATTTGAAAGTGCTTGGCCGTTAATGAGTAATCCAGATAATGAGTTGTTTCGTGGTCCAAAAGGTGTTATAGAAGCCTGGGATATTCCTTTGCTCAATACCATACTGTTGGTTACTTCAAGTGTTACATTGACTTTTGCACATCATAAATTAAGAGAAAATGATCGAGCAAAAGTTAAAGGCTGGTTGATTGCTACACTAGTATTAGGTTACGCATTTTTATTCTTTCAAGTAGAAGAGTATATACATGCATACAATGAATTGGGTTTAACCTTAAATGCGGGAATTTATGGCTCAACATTTTTCATTTTAACTGGGTTTCATGGGGCTCATGTAACACTGGGTGCCATTATGTTAACTATCATGCTGATTCGTGTATATAAAGGACATTTTAGTGGTGAAAAACACTTTGCATTTGAGGCTTCCAGTTGGTATTGGCACTTTGTAGATGTTGTGTGGATTGGATTGTTTATTTTTGTTTATGTGTTTTAAATATTAGTCCTCTGTGAGGGTGCCATAATAAGAAGATAGTGAATCTAACCTCCCCCTTTGATAAAGGAGGAGGTAGGGGGTTATTAAAAAACATGTAACCAAGGTGATGAAGGGGCTATTTCACCTGTGTAGTAACCATAAATAAGTAGAAAAATAATCATAACAGTGAGAGATACTCTTAAAGTTAATGATTTCACTAAACGACCAGTTTTACTTTCATCATGAATAAGAAAGTAAAACCCAGCGAATAAGCTGGAAATAACAGCTAGTAATAAAATAATAATAGTGACTTTAATCCACACGCCAATAACCTGTATGTTTAATAATATAATTATATGAGCTAAAGAATATGAAATTTAAAATAAAGGGTACACTAAAAAAAGATGTAGAACTAGCAATAAAATGTATATGTTTATTGAGTCAATGAGATAGTTATCAATGCAGTTGTTAGTTGAAAATATAACTAAACACTACTGGCTTACACTATTTATGCTTAGTGTAATTACTCTGACAGTGATGTTAGGTGTTTGGCAAGTATCTAGAGCGTATGAAAAAGAAAGGCTAGAAAGTGCCTTTATAAATAAGAGTATTGGAGATCCGGTTGAATTTGGGCAAGTAGTTAAAGAAATTTCTAGCTATAAAGAAAAAGATATCAATTATCAGCATGTAAAGCTAACAGGACAGTATATAAAAAACAAACACCTTTTACTTGATAATCAGATAGTCAATGGTAAGCCTGGCTTTAATGTTATATCGGCATTTTTAACAAAAAATAATCAGTATGTATTGGTGGATAGAGGGTGGCTGGGTCCAGTAATCAAGCGAGATAAAATACCAGAAATTCCAGAAGATAATCAGCAGTTGGAGTTAACAGGGTTGCTGTTTAATAAACTAACTAAACCTTTTTTGCTGGCGAAAGACTCACTATCAAGTGATTGGCCTAAAATAATCCAAGCTTTAGATAGAGAGCAATTAAAAAGTATTTATAACTTAGATAAGTTTTATTTGTTAAGATTGAATACTCCGCAAGCTGGTTCATTTATTCCTCACTATAAGCCTATAAATATTAATCCTGAAAAACATTGGGGGTATGCAATACAATGGTTTTCGATAGCTTTGATTATTTTAATTTTATTTGTTCGTTTTCTATTAAAGAATGCTAAAGAAGTAAGGGAGTCATACAATTGAAAAAACAAGCAAAAGCGAAGCTACTCTTAACTGTCATTCTTGGGCTTCCGATTATTGGTATAGTTGCTGCTTATGCTAGCTATTATTCTGGATTTTTCTCCAATATAGGAAAAACGAACAATGGTGAGCTGGTTTCACCATCAATATCAATACAAGATTTAAAACTAAAGATCTTAACAAATGATAGAGCTAAGGTATATGAATCAACAGAGCAGACTTGGAAACTTATTATAATAGCTACAGGTGACTGCAATAAATTATGTCAACAACAACTTTATATCACCAGGCAAGTGCATATAGCATTGGGTAAAGAAGCCAGTAGGTTAGAGCGCATATATTTATCAACAAAAAGTGAACAGTCTGTTAAAAGTATTTTTAAAGAGCACCCAAAACTTAAATTAGGTAAAATTTCTCAAACTGAAATAAATCAATATTTAACTGATAAAATACCACCAGTTAACAATACAATTTTATTAGCAGACCCCTTAGGTAATATAATGATGTATTACACTGAGCATCATTCAGGCAAAGCAATATTAACAGATATTAAACATTTATTGAAAATATCAAGAATAGGCTAGTCTCACTAGTAGGAGTAACTATGAGAGTAAAAGCAGGGTATTGGTTAGTACTTTTTTCTACTGCATTAGCAGCCCTAGTTGTTATTTTAGGTGCTTACACCCGATTGGTTGATGCTGGTCTTGGCTGTCCTGACTGGCCTGGTTGCTATGGATTTTTAACAGTGCCAGAGAGTAGTGTGGATGTAGCAAAAGCCAATTTACGTTTTCCTGAAACCCCTGTTGAATCGGCAAAGGGATGGCCGGAAATGATTCACCGCTATCTTGCTGGAACCTTAGGATTATTTATATTAATGATAGCAGTTGTTGCTTTTCGCCAAAATAAGCAAGATAACAGTTACCCAATTAAGTTACCATTTTTTTTATTAGTATTGGTTGTTATACAGGCTGCATTTGGTATGTGGACAGTAACATTGAAGCTATGGCCACAGGTTGTACTAGCTCATTTAATTGGCGGTTTTACAACACTCAGTTTGCTGTTTTTACTTTTGCTTAGGTTGAGAGTATCTAGGGAAAATACAAGCCAACAAAATAATAGTAAATCATATGCTAGTAATTTATTTAAATACAAAGTATTAGCTAGGATTGGGCTTGTTATAGTAGTTATCCAGATAATGTTGGGTGGTTGGACCAGCTCAAATTATGCAGCTATTGCCTGTATGGATTTTCCAACCTGCCATGACAGCTATTGGCCAGAAATGGACTTTAGTCAGGGATTTAATATTTTT is from Spartinivicinus poritis and encodes:
- a CDS encoding cytochrome c oxidase subunit 3 — protein: MATESSYYVPAQSKWPIIASIGLFLTVYGAASLLNDTTQKVQDSSAHWILFAGALIMAYMLYGWFSNVITESRAGLYSPQMDRTFRWGMCWFIFSEVMFFAAFFGTLFYVRTLSVPWLGGEGHTEMTHKLLWPEFESAWPLMSNPDNELFRGPKGVIEAWDIPLLNTILLVTSSVTLTFAHHKLRENDRAKVKGWLIATLVLGYAFLFFQVEEYIHAYNELGLTLNAGIYGSTFFILTGFHGAHVTLGAIMLTIMLIRVYKGHFSGEKHFAFEASSWYWHFVDVVWIGLFIFVYVF
- a CDS encoding twin transmembrane helix small protein translates to MWIKVTIIILLLAVISSLFAGFYFLIHDESKTGRLVKSLTLRVSLTVMIIFLLIYGYYTGEIAPSSPWLHVF
- a CDS encoding SURF1 family protein; this encodes MQLLVENITKHYWLTLFMLSVITLTVMLGVWQVSRAYEKERLESAFINKSIGDPVEFGQVVKEISSYKEKDINYQHVKLTGQYIKNKHLLLDNQIVNGKPGFNVISAFLTKNNQYVLVDRGWLGPVIKRDKIPEIPEDNQQLELTGLLFNKLTKPFLLAKDSLSSDWPKIIQALDREQLKSIYNLDKFYLLRLNTPQAGSFIPHYKPININPEKHWGYAIQWFSIALIILILFVRFLLKNAKEVRESYN
- a CDS encoding COX15/CtaA family protein — translated: MRVKAGYWLVLFSTALAALVVILGAYTRLVDAGLGCPDWPGCYGFLTVPESSVDVAKANLRFPETPVESAKGWPEMIHRYLAGTLGLFILMIAVVAFRQNKQDNSYPIKLPFFLLVLVVIQAAFGMWTVTLKLWPQVVLAHLIGGFTTLSLLFLLLLRLRVSRENTSQQNNSKSYASNLFKYKVLARIGLVIVVIQIMLGGWTSSNYAAIACMDFPTCHDSYWPEMDFSQGFNIFQQIGPNYLGGVMDSNARTAIHMAHRIGAVITALFLCYMCFSLMRVKLENLEKVNQQYINNWAITILSILIVQLSLGISNIVWFIPLPVAVAHNACGALLLISLVGLNYQLYKIGKASPILQRSI